Genomic window (Flavobacteriales bacterium):
ACGAAGTAGAAATTGCTCATATTGGTGGACTTCACATTAAAATGGGTGATGTGATGGACAATCTCGACAAAATCAAAAAAGACATTCCTGTTTATGTGCATTGCCGTAGCGGTAAACGATCGGCGGCTATTTGCCAGGCACTCGAAAGTGCTGGTTATACCAATGTAGCCAACGTTGCCGGAGGAATACTTGCCTGGGCGGATGAAGTGGATCCAACAATGTCGAAATACTAATGAGCAGAA
Coding sequences:
- a CDS encoding rhodanese-like domain-containing protein, producing MKEITVRELKAKIDAKENFQLIDVREDYEVEIAHIGGLHIKMGDVMDNLDKIKKDIPVYVHCRSGKRSAAICQALESAGYTNVANVAGGILAWADEVDPTMSKY